A DNA window from Brassica napus cultivar Da-Ae chromosome C1, Da-Ae, whole genome shotgun sequence contains the following coding sequences:
- the LOC106439167 gene encoding uncharacterized protein LOC106439167 — MAFYARSEEARQSHSVHKLALGGALALEDTLSKGLPIQKEIDMLQTYLEGIHQDSMLDLVLSSLPEEARSSGTDTVQQLNQTFNTLKGALRHFSLIPRPGGGGILAHSLAHI; from the exons ATGGCATTCTATGCGCGCTCTGAAGAGGCTCGCCAAAGTCATTCAGTTCACAAGCTTGCATTG GGTGGTGCACTTGCGCTGGAAGATACACTCTCCAAAGGGTTGCCAATCCAAAAAGAGATAGATATGCTTCAGACTTATCTTGAAGGAATTCATCAGGACTCGATGTTAGACTTGGTGTTATCATCTCTTCCAGAAGAAGCACGATCCAGTGGAACAGATACAGTACAGCAGCTGAACCAGACG TTTAATACCTTGAAAGGAGCACTTAGACACTTCAGTCTCATTCCACGGCCTGGTGGCGGAGGAATCTTAGCACATTCACTAGCACATATATAG
- the LOC106373805 gene encoding heavy metal-associated isoprenylated plant protein 23-like gives MGVGGTLEYISELIGSGGSHSYGKRKKKKQFQTVELKVRMDCDGCVLKVKNSLSSLKGVKSVEINKKQQKVTVSGYAEASKVLKKAKSTGKKAEIWPYVPYNLVAQPYIAQAYDKKAPPGYVRKMDPYVTTGTMAVYNDDPSYTSMFSDDNPNACFIM, from the exons ATGGGAGTTGGAGGAACATTAGAGTATATATCTGAGTTAATAGGAAGTGGAGGAAGTCATAGCTATggcaagaggaagaagaagaagcagtttCAGACAGTAGAGCTCAAAGTTAGAATGGATTGTGATGGTTGTGTCCTCAAGGTCAAAAACTCTCTATCTTCTCTAAAAG GAGTTAAATCGGTGGAGATAAACAAGAAGCAGCAAAAGGTGACGGTGAGTGGTTACGCGGAAGCGAGCAAGGTGCTGAAGAAGGCGAAATCGACGGGGAAGAAGGCTGAGATATGGCCTTACGTTCCGTACAACTTGGTGGCTCAGCCGTACATAGCTCAGGCTTACGACAAGAAGGCGCCACCTGGTTACGTTAGAAAAATGGACCCATACGTCACCACCGGGACGATGGCCGTCTACAACGATGACCCTTCTTACACTTCGATGTTTAGTGATGATAATCCTAATGCTTGCTTTATTATGTAA
- the LOC106439178 gene encoding photosynthetic NDH subunit of lumenal location 4, chloroplastic: MAGGSYNHIHFVFFCQLHSQKIRDQTLPLPTDKEEENEESSDPTMAISTLTLTSSHYTRSFRPTISSSSSSSSSFSCLCSSSSSSTDCQQKQRSFTAAKTNVFGVGLGLLAATILSITPLDADATRIEYYATVGDPLCEYSYAKSGLGFCDIAVGFGDKAPRGVLVNVHYTARFADGTLFDSTYKRARPLTMRIGVGKVIRGLDQGILGGEGVPPMRVGGKRKLQIPPKLAYGPEPAGCFSGDCNIPGNATLLYDINFVEIYPGSNTR, translated from the exons ATGGCAGGTGGGTCCTACAATCATATCCACTTTGTATTTTTTTGCCAGTTGCACTCTCAGAAGATTAGAGACCAAACGCTTCCTCTTCCCACAGATAAGGAAGAAGAGAACGAAGAAAGCTCGGATCCAACAATGGCGATTTCTACTTTAACACTCACATCATCTCACTACACGCGTTCCTTTAGACCcaccatctcttcttcttcttcgtcgtcatCGTCATTCTCATGtctctgttcttcttcttcttcttccaccgaTTGCCAGCAGAAACAGAGGAGCTTCACCGCCGCGAAGACGAATGTTTTCGGAGTGGGTTTAGGCCTTTTAGCTGCCACGATTCTCTCTATAACGCCTCTGGACGCAGACGCCACGAGGATTGAGTACTACGCCACTGTTGGAGACCCTCTCTGCGAATACAGCTACGCAAAATCAGGGCTTGGATTCTGCGATATCGCAGTTGGGTTCGGTGATAAAGCCCCACGTGGCGTACTCGTCAAT GTCCATTACACGGCTAGGTTTGCAGATGGAACGTTGTTTGACAGTACATATAAGCGTGCAAGACCACTTACTATGCGGATTGGAGTGGGCAAG GTTATAAGGGGTCTCGACCAGGGGATTCTTGGAGGCGAAGGAGTACCTCCTATGCGAGTAG GAGGAAAGCGTAAACTTCAGATTCCACCTAAGCTAGCTTATGGACCAGAGCCTGCAGGATGCTTTTCTG GTGACTGTAACATACCTGGCAATGCAACTTTGCTATATGATATCAATTTTGTTGAGATCTACCCTGGAAGTAACACAAGATGA
- the LOC106373813 gene encoding putative uncharacterized protein DDB_G0291812: MESGNSSSMQSSSGGGGEEYDSRAADQSISAFFDHHNHHVVCLPRPQENHINPLHFDHNNSLLQQNYFNNNKNGTFLPVNQQPDPVTQPELRTFSTTSSVPPNNVGVNKKTKKRSRASRRAPTTVLKTDTSNFRAMVQEFTGIPSPPLFNNNSVVNTTRLNTFLGLSSSSPNSYNSSNNNILLRPFAQKLLPTSPILSGSQIQQYQNPNNSFENMNLQSLLQAQISNPRSNDHDQFGLGMLQSQSITPQTTTTVANGNKTTGENGGYGVSDHDRNIDNTWLCSSSDQRT, translated from the coding sequence ATGGAGTCTGGTAATAGTAGTAGCATGCAATCTTCaagcggaggaggaggagaagaataCGATTCACGCGCCGCCGATCAATCCATCTCAGCCTTCTTCGACCACCACAACCACCACGTGGTATGTTTACCTCGGCCGCAAGAAAACCACATCAACCCCCTTCACTTCGACCACAACAACTCTTTATTACAACAAAATTACTTcaataataacaaaaacggtACCTTCTTGCCAGTAAACCAACAACCCGACCCGGTTACTCAACCTGAACTCCGAACCTTCTCCACCACGTCATCAGTTCCTCCTAACAACGTAGGAGTAAACAAGAAAACCAAGAAAAGATCTCGAGCATCAAGGCGAGCACCAACGACGGTTCTAAAGACGGATACTTCGAATTTCCGAGCGATGGTTCAAGAGTTCACAGGGATCCCATCTCCGCCGCTATTCAACAACAACTCCGTCGTGAACACCACGCGCCTCAACACGTTCCTCGGCTTGTCTTCTTCGTCGCCAAACTCTTAcaacagcagcaacaacaacatctTGTTACGACCTTTCGCTCAAAAACTCCTCCCAACGTCTCCTATCCTCTCCGGATCACAGATTCAGCAATATCAAAACCCTAACAACAGTTTTGAGAATATGAATCTACagtctcttcttcaagctcagATTTCAAACCCTAGAAGCAATGATCACGATCAGTTTGGTCTTGGTATGTTGCAGAGTCAATCTATTACTCCTCAGACGACGACCACAGTGGCTAACGGGAACAAAACCACGGGTGAAAATGGTGGTTACGGTGTTTCTGATCATGATCGTAATATTGACAATACTTGGTTATGTTCATCTTCCGACCAAAGAACATAG